In the Anastrepha obliqua isolate idAnaObli1 chromosome 1, idAnaObli1_1.0, whole genome shotgun sequence genome, one interval contains:
- the LOC129235553 gene encoding eukaryotic translation initiation factor 4B — translation MASAGKKGKKKGTVLSLQCFLANGDVPAGTTQVTKKVRNLEGEESDDGMNAMPLVFQLPTAPRANRIFDDDSVPHSPPFIAYLTNLPFDAKEEDLNEFFGTTPIVSLRLPREEGENGRVRGFGYVEFETRDDLINTLSLPDPSVKGRRIRIELSNENEHQGFRQRGNRRGFDGYNNGGENRDSTNWRRDNNATQSNDNYDRNFSRERKYESDDKKATGSWRTGTRTPINQNHGLKSRRDDTEGFSSNNLRKDDQELERPKLNLKPRTLPLPIVNQELEHDKEENVENKKLAKPTGVPSQKVFGSAKPVDTATRELEIEERLSEARRQQQLKHELDQSIINEKFGDIQLEKTNKDNTNYTTSWRRKNDSSQLEHSPERSDMQKHDNPRFDRAESQQVKNRDYNEHPDKNNLPPSDGKPKDENRAKRFTKNERTFPKYENVTPVLQTSNKYSGLDDEASD, via the exons gaaaaaaaggaaagaaaaaaggaaCTGTACTATCTTTACAATGTTTTTTGGCAAACGGGGATGTACCCGCTGGGACTACACAAGTAACGAAAAAAGTCAGAAATCTTGAGGGAGAAGAAAGTGATGATGGAATGAATGCAATGCCACTAGTTTTCCAACTACCAACCGCGCCCAGAGCTAATCGTATTTTTGATGACGATTCTGTTCCACATAGTCCACCCTTCATTGCATATTTAACCAACCTCCCATTTGATGCAAAGGAAGaggatttgaatgaattttttggaACAACTCCAATAGTATCACTGCGTTTACCGCGTGAAGAAGGAGAAAATGGTCGTGTACGAGGTTTTGGCTATGTAGAGTTTGAAACTCGCGATGATTTGATTAACACTTTAAGTTTGCCTGACCCGTCCGTTAAAGGCAGGAGAATTAGAATTGAATTATCCAATGAAAATGAACATCAAGGTTTTAGACAAAGAGGAAACAGGCGTGGATTTGATGGGTATAACAACGGTGGCGAAAATAGAGACTCAACTAATTGGCGCCGTGATAATAACGCAACCCAATCTAATGATAATTACGATAGAAATTTTAGTCGCGAGAGAAAATATGAGTCAGATGATAAAAAGGCTACTGGCTCTTGGAGGACTGGGACTCGAACACCCATAAACCAAAATCATGGTTTAAAATCCAGAAGGGATGATACCGAAGGATTCTCTTCAAACAATTTAAGAAAAGACGATCAAGAATTAGAAAGACCCAAACTTAATTTGAAACCTCGCACGCTACCTCTACCCATCGTCAACCAAGAATTGGAGCATGACAAAGaagaaaatgtagaaaataaaaaacttgctAAACCAACTGGTGTTCCTTCTCAAAAAGTCTTTGGTTCTGCAAAGCCTGTAGATACGGCAACTCGCGAATTAGAAATTGAAGAACGATTGTCAGAAGCACGTCGCCAGCAGCAGCTTAAGCATGAACTTGATCAAAgtattataaatgaaaagtttggagatattcaactagagaaaacaaataaagataATACGAATTACACAACAAGCTGGCGTAGAAAAAACGACTCCTCGCAATTGGAGCATAGTCCAGAAAGATCAGATATGCAAAAACATG ATAACCCTCGATTCGACAGGGCTGAGAGCCAACAAGTCAAAAACCGCGATTATAATGAACA TCCGGATAAAAACAACCTTCCTCCAAGTGATGGAAAACCAAAAGATGAAAATAGGGCTAAACGATTCACAAAAAACGAGCGCACATTtccaaaatatgaaaatgttacACCG GTTTTAcaaacttcaaacaaatattCTGGCCTTGATGATGAAGCATCAGATTAA
- the LOC129244898 gene encoding uncharacterized protein LOC129244898 produces MTIRSVAELNTKNILQNNSAIEIMEYHRRMVNEFLAFKYVVRKTLHLYKYQTANEYITSKQISDERNKTKSSVQQLIDDIELEKYKSWLKSNYKNDERSGTYRRFLDELESFFDENQQELDTVKVTGYALSQNPYNFNNTVYSASKVAPRNIFIKPFDKKDYERKYKKLGTVSRGSIPAFKPTQIFAEASKSDIGIKDITDIALTTLSFLSFGVFILQVLACITIGKHDTSNIIFTHSATQSTMIDGDEIEEIRRIKRSSKNIPGSKTLNILVRKSLRAHKLFFNTTGMSKSCYYYRICESSELARKQSLDNIFWILIWSSGSSWITSYKRMASRDDAGEHIMDLEILRAVIIGILGKDSCKNYFQNACLRESR; encoded by the exons ATGACAATCAGAAGTGTTGCAGAACTGAATACTAAGAATATTTTGCAGAATAATAGTGCGATTGAAATCATGGAATATCACAG GCGGATGGTTAACGAGTTTCTGGCATTTAAATATGTTGTTAGAAAAACTttacatttatataaataccAAACGGCTAATGAGTACATAACATCAAAGCAAATAAGCGACgaaagaaataaaactaaatcttCAGTTCAGCAATTAATCGATGACATAGAATTGGAAAAATACAAATCTTGGTTAAAAAG CAATTATAAGAACGACGAGCGCAGCGGGACATATCGACGTTTCTTGGATGAATTGGAATCCTTTTTTGATGAAAACCAACAAGAGTTAGATACTGTAAAAGTTACGGGTTATGCTCTTTCCCAGAATCCTTACAATTTC AATAATACAGTTTATTCAGCTTCAAAGGTTGCCCCAAGGAATATCTTCATAAAACCGTTCGacaaaaaag ATTACgaaaggaaatacaaaaaaCTTGGAACGGTTTCACGTGGATCAATCCCTGCGTTCAAACCGACTCAAATCTTTGCGGAAGCTTCAAAAAGTGATATTGGTATCAAAGACATTACGGATATCGCACTAACAACATTATCCTTTCTTTCCTTTGGAGTTTTCATTTTACAAGTCTTAGCTTGCATAACTATT GGAAAACATGACACAAGCAATATAATCTTTACGCATTCAGCGACTCAAAGCACCATGATTGATGGAGATGAAATTGAAGAGATCCGTAGAATTAAGCGGTCATCTAAAAACATACCTGGCTCTAAAACA CTGAATATTCTTGTTCGAAAGTCTTTGCGTGcgcataaattatttttcaatacaaCTGGAATGAGTAAATCCTGTTATTACTACCGAATTTGCGAAAGCAGTGAACTTGCAAGAAAACAATCGTTGGATAATATATTTTGGATTCTAATTTGGAG ttCGGGAAGTAGCTGGATAACAAGCTATAAACGAATGGCATCGCGTGATGATGCTGGTGAACATATAATGGATTTGGAGATTTTAAGGGCTGTTATAATTGGCATATTAG GAAAGGATTCTTGTAAAAACTATTTCCAGAATGCGTGCTTGCGAGAAAGCAGATAA